From the genome of Eucalyptus grandis isolate ANBG69807.140 chromosome 2, ASM1654582v1, whole genome shotgun sequence, one region includes:
- the LOC104424660 gene encoding 3-dehydrosphinganine reductase TSC10A, translating into MAALSLLSLVALLLLPALLLLLLSLIVRPRPVRIPLKNRHVFITGGSSGIGLALAHRAAAEGARVSILARSQAKLEEAKQAIRLATGIDVATFSADVRDFDAVRRAAEEAGPVDVLVVNQGVFVPGELAKQELEEVRFMIDVNLIGSFNMIKAFLPAMKARTDRRPASIALMSSQAGQVGIYGYTAYSASKFGLRGLAEALQQEIIADDIHVSLVFPPDTDTPGLVEENKKRPPLTSIIAASSGAMKADEVAEKTLNGIKSGSFIVPCNFEGYLLAVATAGLSPQRSYVMAFVEVVSAGIVHLAGLFFQWNWYSSIEKWHAQSKQ; encoded by the exons ATGGCGGcgctctccctcctctccctcgtcgccctcctcctcctccccgccctcctcctcctcctcctctccctcatCGTCCGCCCCCGCCCCGTCAGGATCCCCCTCAAGAACCGCCACGTGTTCATCACCGGCGGCTCCAGCGGCatcggcctcgccctcgcccacCGCGCCGCCGCGGAGGGCGCCCGCGTCTCGATCCTCGCCCGGTCCCAGGCCAAGCTGGAGGAGGCAAAGCAGGCCATCCGCCTCGCCACGGGGATCGACGTCGCGACCTTCTCCGCCGACGTCCGCGACTTCGACGCCGTGCGGCGGGCCGCGGAGGAGGCCGGGCCGGTGGACGTGCTGGTGGTGAACCAGGGGGTGTTCGTCCCCGGGGAGCTGGCCAAGCAGGAGCTGGAGGAGGTCAGGTTCATGATAGACGTCAACCTGATCGGGAGCTTCAACATGATCAAGGCGTTCTTGCCGGCGATGAAAGCGAGGACCGACCGGAGGCCGGCCTCGATTGCCCTCATGTCCTCTCAGGCCGGTCAG GTGGGGATCTACGGCTACACTGCTTACTCCGCGAGCAAATTCGGGCTCCGAGGATTGGCGGAGGCGCTGCAACAAGAGATTATCGCCGACGACATCCATGTTTCACTTGTTTTCCCACCAGATACTGATACTCCTGGACTAGTGGAAG aaaataagaaaagaccTCCGCTGACAAGCATCATAGCTGCTTCTTCTGGTGCAATGAAAGCGGATGAAGTTGCAGAGAAGACATTAAATGGAATTAAATCTGGCAGTTTTATTGTACCTTGCAACTTCGAGGGCTACTTGCTAGCAGTTGCGACCGCTGGTTTGTCTCCTCAAAGATCGTACGTCATGGCATTCGTGGAGGTGGTCAGTGCTGGTATTGTCCATCTTGCCGGTTTGTTCTTTCAGTGGAACTGGTATAGCAGTATAGAAAAGTGGCATGCGCAAAGTAAGCAGTGA
- the LOC104424669 gene encoding 3-dehydrosphinganine reductase TSC10A, which translates to MAALSLLSLIALLLLPALLLLLSIIVRPRPVRIPLKNRHVFITGGSSGIGLALAHRAAAEGARVSILARSQAKLKEAREAIRLATGIDVATFSADVRDFDALRRVAEEAEPVDVMVVNQGVFVAEELAKQELEVVKLIIDVNLIGSFNMIKAFLPAMKARTDRRPASIALMSSQAGQVGIYGYTAYSASKFGLQGLAEALQQEIIADDIHVSLVFPPDTDTPGLVEENKRRPPLTSIIAASSGAMKADEVAEKTINGIKSGSFIVPCNFEGYLLAILTGGVSPQRSYVMAFVEMVSAGIVRLACLFFQWSWYSSIENWHSQSKQ; encoded by the exons ATGGCGGcactctccctcctctccctcatcgccctcctcctcctccccgccctcctcctcctcctctccatcATCGTTCGCCCCCGCCCTGTCAGGATCCCCCTCAAGAACCGCCACGTGTTCATCACTGGCGGGTCTAGTGGCAttggcctcgccctcgcccacCGCGCCGCCGCGGAGGGCGCCCGCGTCTCGATCCTTGCCCGGTCCCAGGCCAAGCTGAAGGAGGCCAGGGAGGCCATCCGCCTCGCCACAGGGATTGACGTTGCAACGTTCTCCGCGGACGTTCGCGACTTCGATGCGTTGCGACGGGTCGCGGAGGAGGCCGAGCCAGTGGACGTGATGGTGGTGAACCAGGGGGTGTTCGTCGCCGAGGAGCTGGCCAAGCAGGAGCTGGAGGTGGTCAAGCTCATAATAGACGTCAACCTGATCGGGAGCTTCAACATGATCAAGGCGTTCTTGCCGGCGATGAAAGCGAGGACCGATCGGAGGCCGGCCTCGATTGCCCTCATGTCCTCTCAGGCCGGTCAG GTGGGCATCTACGGCTACACTGCTTACTCCGCGAGCAAATTCGGGCTCCAAGGATTGGCGGAGGCGCTGCAACAAGAGATTATCGCCGACGACATCCATGTTTCGCTTGTTTTCCCACCGGATACAGATACTCCTGGATTAGTGGAAG AAAATAAGAGAAGACCTCCGCTGACAAGCATCATAGCTGCTTCTTCTGGTGCAATGAAAGCGGATGAAGTTGCAGAGAAGACAATAAATGGAATTAAATCTGGCAGTTTTATTGTACCTTGCAACTTCGAGGGCTACTTGCTAGCAATTTTGACTGGTGGTGTCTCTCCTCAAAGATCGTACGTCATGGCATTCGTGGAGATGGTCAGTGCTGGTATTGTCCGTCTTGCCTGTTTGTTCTTTCAGTGGAGCTGGTATAGCAGTATAGAAAACTGGCACTCGCAAAGTAAGCAGTGA